The following is a genomic window from Caldicellulosiruptor danielii.
GCACATTTATCAAAATCCTTGCGTTTTCTTCAGGCGAAAAGCCTCTGATTGAGCTTGTATCAAATTCAACTCCATAGTCTTTTGGGTCAATATAATATTCTTTAATATTCTTGTCTTGTATCTCAAGCACCCTTGTCTTTTTAGAAACAGAAATCTCGTCAAGTCCGTCAAGGCTATGTATCACAGCGGCTTTTTTTCTCTTGCCTCTTAGTACAGAAGCCACTTTATCCTGCGTATCAAAACTAAATGTCCCAACAACTTGATATTTCAGTGGTACAGGGTTCAAAAGCGGACCTAAGATGTTAAAAACTGTTCTGATACCAAGAGATCTTCTTAAATTTGCAACCTTCTTCATGGCAGGATGATACAGTGGTGCAAACAAAAACGCAAAGTTTAGTTTCTCAAGCCCTTTTAAAACTTTATCTTCCCCAGCTTGGATATCAATCCCAAGCTTTTCTAAGATATCAGCTGACCCTGAATTGCTTGTAATACTTCTGTTACCGTGTTTTGCTACTTTTACGTCAAAACAGCTAAGAACAATTGCTGCAGCTGTTGAGATGTTAAATGTGCCTTTCCCATCGCCACCTGTGCCACATGTATCAATTGTTCTTTGATGATCAAAGTGAAGTTTTTTTGCCCTGTCATAAAATGCATCAACAAATGCCGAAATTTCTTTTTCAGTTTCACCCTTTGTTTTTAGTGCTGCCAAAAATGCACCAAACTTTATCTCATCAAGTTCTCCTTCCAAGATGTTGTCAAGAAGATTTTTTACCTGTTCATATTCTAAATCCTTTTTGTTTGTCACAAGCTCAAGCACATCGATGAGCATCTTTTTCCACCCCATCATAGCATATTTCTAAAAAGTTTTGAATAATCGTCTCGCCATCAGGAGTCAGGATTGACTCAGGATGAAACTGAATCCCATAGACTCTCAAGCTATCATTTATCAGGGACATGATCTCATCATCTTCACTCACAGCAGCTATTTCAAGCTGTTTCAAAGACGCAGATTTTTCAACCACAAGTGAATGGTACCTTCCTGCAAAAAATCTCTCTGGCACACCTTTAAAAAGTCTGCTTCTTTTGCCGCTTTCAAGCAAGTCAACCCTCGATCTCATCCC
Proteins encoded in this region:
- the trpD gene encoding anthranilate phosphoribosyltransferase, whose translation is MLIDVLELVTNKKDLEYEQVKNLLDNILEGELDEIKFGAFLAALKTKGETEKEISAFVDAFYDRAKKLHFDHQRTIDTCGTGGDGKGTFNISTAAAIVLSCFDVKVAKHGNRSITSNSGSADILEKLGIDIQAGEDKVLKGLEKLNFAFLFAPLYHPAMKKVANLRRSLGIRTVFNILGPLLNPVPLKYQVVGTFSFDTQDKVASVLRGKRKKAAVIHSLDGLDEISVSKKTRVLEIQDKNIKEYYIDPKDYGVEFDTSSIRGFSPEENARILINVLEGEKSPYFWAIVLNCGFALYICEIAKDVEEGIKLSSKAIESREAYLKLKELKQFYKLGECN
- a CDS encoding anthranilate synthase component II; the protein is MILLIDNYDSFTFNLYQMIASKTQVVVFRNDKVTVDTIKKLNPAGIVISPGPGSPKDAGVSKEVVNTFAGSIPILGVCLGHQVIGECFGARIIHAKTIYHGMRSRVDLLESGKRSRLFKGVPERFFAGRYHSLVVEKSASLKQLEIAAVSEDDEIMSLINDSLRVYGIQFHPESILTPDGETIIQNFLEICYDGVEKDAHRCA